One Poecilia reticulata strain Guanapo linkage group LG19, Guppy_female_1.0+MT, whole genome shotgun sequence genomic window carries:
- the chmp6b gene encoding charged multivesicular body protein 6: MGNLFGKKKQSRVTEQDKAILQLKQQRDKLRQYQKKINLQLEKERQLAKQLLKDGKKEKALLLLKKKRYQEQLLDKTENQISNLERMVQDLEFAQIERKVIDGLKVGNDCLKKMHEVMSIEEVERILDETQDSIEYQRQIDEMLAGSLTQEDEDAVLAELEAITQGDVELPEVPSEPLPVAPEAAEKKPVSENDRPRKKQERELLAV; encoded by the exons ATGGGAAAcctgtttggaaaaaagaagCAGTCCCGGGTGACGGAGCAAGATAAAGCCATCCTG CAactgaagcagcagagagacAAACTGAGGCAGTATCAGAAGAAGATCAACctgcagctggagaaggagAGACAGCTGGCCAAACAGCTGCTTAAAGATGGGAAGAAAGA GAAAGCCCTCCTCCTGCTGAAGAAGAAGCGATACCAGGAGCAGCTCCTGGACAAGACGGAGAACCAGATCAGCAACCTGGAGCGGATG GTCCAGGACCTGGAGTTTGCTCAGATTGAGAGGAAGGTCATCGATGGCTTGAAAGTTGGAAACGATTGTCTGAAGAAAATGCATGAG GTGATGTCGATTGAAGAGGTAGAGAGGATCTTGGATGAAACGCAAGATTCCATCGAGTACCAGAGG CAAATCGACGAGATGCTGGCCGGTTCCTTGACGCAGGAGGATGAGGATGCTGTTCTGGCTGAGCTGGAGGCCATCACTCAG GGAGACGTCGAGCTTCCAGAGGTTCCTTCAGAGCCGCTGCCGGTAGCCCCTGAAGCTGCCGAGAAAAAACCAG TTTCAGAGAACGATCGTCCCAGGAAGAAGCAGGAGCGAGAGCTGCTCGCCGTGTAG